A window of Capsicum annuum cultivar UCD-10X-F1 unplaced genomic scaffold, UCD10Xv1.1 ctg27710, whole genome shotgun sequence genomic DNA:
AATATCTGCTCGTCAGTCATGGTAGCACTTGATGTAGAATGATAACAAGAGCTGATACAATCATCGATATTATCCCTGAGTCTAGGAAGAACATGATCCATGTTGTATTGACATCCGACCAAAATTTGTCGAAGCAGATTCTCAACCCTTTGTCTTGAATCACTCATTTCATCTTTAAACTCTTCCAAATCACAATGCGAAAGCTGGACATATGTACAACTAACTGCCAGCTGAAATTTCAGCTCTTCAATTTGATTGGCCATGTCGACAGCATTTTGACCTTCTTCATTCTTTAACCTCTCCATGAAATCCAGAACGTTGACAACGTCCTTGAGATGAGCAGAAAATGACACCTGCCAAATGACCAAACattatatcaaaattttcatattgaACATATATACCATGCAATATTTACTCTATACAGGCAACTCTATACAGCAACCAACACATGCATATGTATTATGTATGAATTTGAAGATCAATCTTTAGGAATATCTTATGAAAATTTATGTTATCTATCTGACCTAATGCTTCATCCAAAATTATCGGATATTTGTCACATGCTTTATCTTCTATGAAAAATGGGCTATTTATACTTGTGGCATAACACCAGTGACTCCAGTATGCCCTTTTTGacctatgttgctcagactcttcaataATATCAACAGGTGCATGTCGGATTCGTCAAAACTAGTGTagttttggagaatccaacacggGTGCGTCATCcaaagtgaagagtccgcacaACGTAGTTTTTAACTAATGGAAGTGAAATAGTTGATGTTaaaattatttctctattttttttcgtTAAAACAAAAGCCACATGAATTTAATTAAAGGACAACTGGCCTGAATTACCCCTCTACTTTCAAAACTTATAGACATCTAATCTCCATTTTACAATCTGAACAAAAATTTGACCTTTTAGTGAATTGTATTTTCTGGATAATTAACACATAGTTCAATGACTAAAATGTGACAAAAGTTTAATTTTGTGACTATACTGATAAAACAAGTAAAGTTCAATGATTTTACTAAGTCAAAATTGATTTATATAAGTAATTAATTAACAGATACATAAGTAAAGTTCAGTGATCATTACATACCTCAAAATTGTTTGTTTTCCCTTTCTCTATTTCTCCTTGTTTTTCCATGAATGTAAGTGTCTTTCAAGCTTTACTAGCCAAATTTTACGATCTGATGTATAAAAAGTAGATAAAAACTTCATCaggtgaaaagaaaaaagaagcataaaattaatttctttatcatttttatttctacaGTCTTAGTAACAGAATTAAACAAACTAAGTTTAATAGAGACTAACCTTTATCACTTGATGAAAATTCTGATATAGTTGCTTTGTTCCTCTATGTTTTTGTGTACTCTCCAGAAAACTATTAGCTTGAAAaatgaaaagctgaaaattaGAGGAACAATAATCTGCAATATATACTActatatttttttgagataagcatccagtatcATTTCGAACTATGATTAAAGCTGCTACGATATAGTCTTATTAcctcctgaactcaattttaatatatttttatcaccGACGTGGAgcctttattatataaaatggagCACACATTAAAAgtgtcatgtcagctaaaaagattgacaaaatatGCCACGTCAGATAAAAGTATGataaaatacgctaaaatttagttttgagGGTAATAGGGTCTGCATGAAGTTGGAgtatgtcgtagcaaatttggttaATTTAGgagtactagatgctttactctataTTTTGGGTGTTACGTTTGGccaaaaaatttaggaatttttagtaatttgaaaaatatcaaaatactgTTTCACTTCAAATTACtcacaataattcaaaaacaacttCTATTTATATTCATTTTCTCCTTGCGAACTTTTTTTATTACTAATCATCTCCTTCCATAGTTCTTTTTATTATCCATACGATAGTATGTTTTTGTATTATTACTCT
This region includes:
- the LOC124890953 gene encoding uncharacterized protein LOC124890953 yields the protein MEKQGEIEKGKTNNFEVSFSAHLKDVVNVLDFMERLKNEEGQNAVDMANQIEELKFQLAVSCTYVQLSHCDLEEFKDEMSDSRQRVENLLRQILVGCQYNMDHVLPRLRDNIDD